Within the uncultured Methanobrevibacter sp. genome, the region ATAGAGGATGGGGATTCCTGAATTTTTTTCACTTAATAATGGTTAATTTAAGTATTATTTCAGGCTAATCCCCGTTGAACCAGCGGTTTAGAATATTAATTGCTGCGTTTATATCCCTATCAAGTATTTTTTCGCATTTTTGACATTTCCAGTTGCGTG harbors:
- a CDS encoding zinc ribbon domain-containing protein, whose amino-acid sequence is RNWKCQKCEKILDRDINAAINILNRWFNGD